Proteins from a single region of Choloepus didactylus isolate mChoDid1 chromosome 10, mChoDid1.pri, whole genome shotgun sequence:
- the LOC119505361 gene encoding uncharacterized protein LOC119505361, with the protein MSGLKRYEVALEAEEEIYWGCFYFFPWLRTWRRERSSAHPGEQKLEPLRGLMSCLSSGLGPAPQPSRRWLPRRAAAAQTARTLKI; encoded by the exons ATGTCCGGATTGAAGAGATACGAGGTGGCGCTGGAGGCGGAGGAGGA GATCTACTGGGGTTGCTTCTACTTTTTCCCCTGGCTGCGCACGTGGCGGAGGGAGCGGAG CTCCGCGCACCCCGGGGAGCAGAAGCTGGAGCCTCTGCGGGGCCTGATGAGCTGTCTGTCGAGCGGCCTGGGCCCTGCTCCCCAACCCTCGCGCCGCTGGCTCCCtcgccgcgccgccgccgcccagACAGCCCgtacattaaaaatttaa
- the CCL19 gene encoding C-C motif chemokine 19 → MAPRVAPLLALSLLLLWTSPALGGANDAEDCCLSVTQRPIPGNIVRAFHYLHLKDGCRVPAVVFTTLKGHQLCAPPDQPWVDRIIRRLQKTSAKSKSHRT, encoded by the exons ATGGCACCCCGTGTGGCTCCACTACTGGCCCTCAGCCTGCTGCTTCTCTGGACTTCCCCTG CTCTGGGTGGTGCCAATGACGCCGAAGACTGCTGCCTGTCTGTGACCCAGCGCCCCATCCCTGGGAACATTGTGCGAGCTTTCCACTACCTCCACCTTAAGGATGGCTGCAGAGTGCCTGCTGTTGT GTTCACCACTCTGAAGGGTCACCAGCTCTGTGCACCCCCAGACCAGCCATGGGTGGACCGCATCATCCGGAGATTGCAGAAGACCTCTGCCAAG aGCAAGAGCCACAGAACTTAA